GACAACCGGATCTTATTCCAATTCTTCGTACTCAATTTTTTATTGTTATGGGATTAGTAGATGCTATACCGATGATTACTGTGGGTATTGGTTTATATGTAATGTTTACTGTAGCGTGATTA
This sequence is a window from Candidatus Blochmannia ocreatus. Protein-coding genes within it:
- the atpE gene encoding F0F1 ATP synthase subunit C, with the translated sequence MEHLSYDMLYIAVAIMMGLAAIGAAIGIGILGSKFLEGAARQPDLIPILRTQFFIVMGLVDAIPMITVGIGLYVMFTVA